In Dioscorea cayenensis subsp. rotundata cultivar TDr96_F1 chromosome 11, TDr96_F1_v2_PseudoChromosome.rev07_lg8_w22 25.fasta, whole genome shotgun sequence, a single genomic region encodes these proteins:
- the LOC120272114 gene encoding receptor-like protein EIX2 isoform X1: MALLDFKKHIQDPDNKLSSWVMGQDCCSWEGVHCDNLTGNILALELRGPDPMSCKSYYLHYLQLRGEISPSLLQLQHLNHLDLSANFFHGEHIPSFISHFKELKYLNLSYSGFHGLIPANFGNLSSLHTLDLSYNDGVYVDDPAHNWLSHLSSLQHLVVSGVTFRSNSSSSLFLALNKLPSIKEMRLSGCRLGSIPLFIPHLNFSSLSILDLSYNSINFSVPSFLVNLKSLQYLDISYNYFINIGHDYEWLSNLTSLQHLDMSGVNLSSMSISLFLTLNKLPFINELHLSECVIEKLPLSIPHLNFSSLSVLDLSDNHINFSGISWLFNIKSLQSLDLRDNLFYHPTFNPFPRVINEFFMTLPPNEISMPESIGSLCSLQTLNLSELNINKRLVELVGVFSGCLKNSLTQLRLSSANLKGDIPNWIWEMKNLKFLDLSYNSLSGSVPSSPAKLSQLEYINLAYNQLSGTISEEHFTPLEKLETLDISHNSLVFNVSSNWVPPFLLNKLRISSCSVGPEFPTWLQTQHKLNALDLSQNGISSTVPDWFWNLTTHNLIYLDLSNNQIRGMIPEFLTFIHIEHFDLSSNLFSGPLPDLHMHSPTLSGIYLSNNSFSGPISRIIVNNHFYLEISISMNKLNGSVPDWLCQIKKIRTSIDFSKNHLSVNWSHLISCTTTSLEAYQTG, translated from the exons ATGGCCCTTCTTGATTTCAAGAAACACATCCAAGATCCTGACAACAAGCTGTCATCTTGGGTGATGGGACAAGACTGCTGCTCATGGGAAGGAGTCCATTGTGACAACCTCACTGGCAACATTCTTGCACTGGAACTCAGGGGTCCGGATCCAATGTCATGCAAGTCTTATTACCTGCATTACTTGCAGCTGAGAGGTGAGATCTCTCCATCTTTGCTTCAACTTCAACATTTGAATCATCTTGACTTGAGTGCCAACTTCTTCCATGGAGAACATATTCCATCATTCATCAGCCACTTCAAAGAGTTGAAGTACCTCAATCTCTCTTATTCTGGATTTCATGGACTCATTCCTGCTAATTTTGGAAATCTCTCCAGTTTGCACACTCTTGATCTCTCATATAATGATGgagtttatgttgatgatcCTGCTCATAATTGGCTTTCTCATCTTTCTTCACTGCAACACCTTGTTGTGAGTGGTGTCACCTTTAGGAGTAACTCATCAAGTAGCTTGTTTCTAGCCCTGAACAAGCTTCCTTCCATAAAGGAGATGCGTTTGTCTGGATGTCGGCTTGGAAGCATTCCACTTTTCATTCCCCATCTCAACTTCTCGTCTCTCTCCATTCTTGATCTCTCTTACAACTCCATCAATTTTTCAGTGCCTTCCTTCCTGGTCAACCTAAAGAGCCTTCAATATCTAGACATCAgttacaattattttattaacatcgGACATGATTATGAATGGCTTTCTAATCTCACTTCATTGCAACACTTGGATATGAGTGGTGTCAACTTGAGCAGCATGTCAATTAGCTTGTTCCTAACTCTCAACAAGCTTCCTTTCATAAATGAGCTGCATTTGTCTGAGTGTGTGATAGAAAAGCTTCCTCTTTCCATTCCTCATCTCAACTTCTCATCTCTGTCTGTTCTTGACCTCTCTGACAACCATATCAATTTCTCGGGGATTTCCTGGTTGTTCAACATCAAGAGCCTACAATCTCTAGACCTCAGAGACAATCTTTTTTATCACCCCACCTTCAACCCTTTTCCAAGAGTGATTAATGAGTTTTTTATGACACTACCTCCCAATGAGATAAGCATGCCTGAAAGCATAGGCAGTCTTTGCAGCTTGCAAACACTAAACCTATCTGAGTTGAATATCAACAAGAGACTTGTTGAACTTGTAGGCGTTTTCTCTGGCTGTCTTAAGAATAGTCTTACTCAGTTACGATTAAGTTCCGCTAATCTTAAAGGAGATATACCAAACTGGATCTGGGAGATGAAGAATCTCAAGTTTCTTGATCTCTCATACAACTCACTTTCTGGTTCTGTTCCTTCATCCCCAGCAAAGCTTTCACAGCTGGAATATATAAATCTTGCTTATAATCAGCTGAGTGGTACTATATCCGAAGAACACTTCACTCCACTTGAGAAACTAGAAACCCTTGATATTTCTCATAATTCACTGGTTTTCAATGTGAGTTCTAACTGGGTTCCTCCTTTTCTTCTCAACAAATTAAGAATCAGCTCTTGCTCAGTTGGTCCAGAATTTCCAACATGGCTCCAGACACAGCACAAGTTGAATGCACTTGATCTGTCCCAAAATGGAATCTCAAGCACAGTACCTGACTGGTTTTGGAACTTGACTACTCACAACCTTATTTACTTAGATCTTTCCAATAATCAAATTCGGGGGATGATACCCGAATTCTTAACTTTCATTCACATTGAACACTTTGATCTttcttctaatttgttttcaGGTCCTTTACCAGATCTCCACATGCATAGCCCGACCCTCTCTGGCATATATCTTTCTAATAACTCCTTTTCAGGTCCTATCTCTCGAATTATAGTAAATAATCATTTTTATCTTGAAATCTCAATTTCAATGAACAAATTAAATGGCAGTGTTCCTGATTGGTTGTGTCAAATAAAGAAGATACGTACAAGCATTGATTTCTCCAAAAACCATTTATCAG TCAATTGGTCGCACTTGATCTCATGCACAACAACTTCACTGGAAGCATACCAAACTGGATAG
- the LOC120271757 gene encoding uncharacterized protein LOC120271757, which translates to MAYGSPEGYVRYQRGLRQGDPLSLLLFVLVADVLSSMFNHALTSHILYGVPLGNFGNVCHLQYADDLIILSAGGTEDLKIIKLILFIYKDISGLAINLHKTCLFSTGFGSLPSQSSLGTLNCAASTLPITYLGVPIAGRRPRYQDWEVLIHKVKDRLTSWKANYLSLGGRLILINSVLSALPTYWMSIFRLPKWVVKRIDGLRRDFLWKGPDLDRPKCVWSTGLDCVSLGIKGAGGSSILPSSMVLFSGNGGGKS; encoded by the coding sequence ATGGCTTATGGCTCTCCTGAAGGATATGTCAGATACCAGCGTGGTTTGCGTCAAGGGGACCCCCTGTCGCTGCTGCTCTTTGTTCTTGTGGCTGACGTGCTCAGCTCTATGTTCAACCATGCTCTTACTTCACACATTCTGTATGGGGTCCCGCTTGGTAATTTTGGAAATGTTTGCCATCTGCAATACGCAGATGATCTGATCATTTTATCAGCAGGAGGGACCGAGGACCTTAAGATTATTAAGTTAATCCTATTTATCTACAAAGATATATCTGGTTTGGCGATTAACCTCCACAAAACTTGCTTGTTCTCTACCGGTTTTGGATCCCTGCCCAGCCAATCTTCCCTGGGCACGCTTAATTGTGCTGCTAGCACCCTCCCGATCACATATCTGGGGGTACCGATTGCTGGTAGAAGGCCGCGATATCAGGACTGGGAGGTTCTCATCCACAAAGTCAAGGATAGGCTCACCTCTTGGAAGGCCAATTACCTGTCACTGGGGGGCAGGCTCATTCTCATTAATTCCGTTTTGTCGGCGTTACCCACTTACTGGATGTCGATCTTTCGTCTCCCTAAGTGGGTGGTCAAACGTATTGACGGCCTAAGAAGAGATTTCTTGTGGAAGGGTCCTGATCTGGATAGGCCTAAATGCGTCTGGTCAACTGGCTTAGACTGTGTCTCCCTAGGAATCAAGGGGGCTGGGGGATCATCAATCTTGCCGAGTTCAATGGTGCTCTTCtcgggaaatggtggtggaaaatcttAA
- the LOC120272115 gene encoding ABC transporter F family member 3-like isoform X3 encodes MAEVASSVVHEVLARQMVEVDKAHHPTTFSTSLADEDFDFGVDGNGAFEAVDDLLVDSICVEDYEEGRLLWGKISERFGKHGLVWC; translated from the exons ATGGCGGAGGTTGCGAGCTCGGTGGTGCACGAGGTGCTGGCCCGTCAGATGGTGGAGGTTGATAAGGCCCATCATCCAACTACATTTTCAACTTCCCTAGCTGACGAGGACTTCGACTTCGGCGTCGATGGCAATGGCGCTTTCGAGGCAGTCGATGACCTCCTTGTTGATTCCATCTGCGTAGAGGACTACGAAGAAGGCCGATTG CTTTGGGGCAAAATTTCGGAGAGGTTTGGCAAACATGGGTTGGTTTGGTGTTAG
- the LOC120272115 gene encoding ABC transporter F family member 3-like isoform X2 has protein sequence MAEVASSVVHEVLARQMVEVDKAHHPTTFSTSLADEDFDFGVDGNGAFEAVDDLLVDSICVEDYEEGRLKSKNWRRFNFVLVVWICSFGAKFRRGLANMGWFGVSFALLYVHISCGKTWYSFYPY, from the exons ATGGCGGAGGTTGCGAGCTCGGTGGTGCACGAGGTGCTGGCCCGTCAGATGGTGGAGGTTGATAAGGCCCATCATCCAACTACATTTTCAACTTCCCTAGCTGACGAGGACTTCGACTTCGGCGTCGATGGCAATGGCGCTTTCGAGGCAGTCGATGACCTCCTTGTTGATTCCATCTGCGTAGAGGACTACGAAGAAGGCCGATTG AAATCCAAGAATTGGAGGAGGTTTAATTTCGTTTTGGTTGTTTGGATATGTAGCTTTGGGGCAAAATTTCGGAGAGGTTTGGCAAACATGGGTTGGTTTGGTGTTAGCTTTGCTTTGCTATATGTTCACATCTCTTGTGGGAAGACATGGTATAGTTTCTACCCTTATTAG
- the LOC120271758 gene encoding receptor-like protein EIX2, translated as MDYAMYVLLQLVILLLVVLINTSSCSACMEIERRALLEFKKHIKDPNNKLSSWVMGQDCCSWEGVHCDNLTGNIVRLELKGPDHQISNEHYLQLRGEISPSLLQLRHLNHVDLSGNFFNGTSIPSFIGQFKQLIYLNLSNSYFHGAIPSSFGNLSGLQTLDLSYNYGIYVDDPAHQWLSHLTSLQHLDLTYNNIGNTSISFFQALNKLPSIYELHLSRCNLEKLPLSFPHFNFTSLSILDLSYNHINFLGISWVFNINSLQYLDLSFNGFHQLTTYWSSRMLNGYIDTSQQSEINLHESIGSLCSLQTLDLSGLNINKTLVELGGLFSGCLKHSLTHLQLSSTDLNGDIPDWIGDIKNLRVLDLSYNLLSGSVPSSVAKLAQLEYINLAYNRLSGIISEEHFTQLEKLETLDMSDSALVFRVSSNWVPPFLLNELRISTSTVGPEFPAWIQTQHKLNTLDLSDNEISSTVPHWLWNLTTRNLVHLDLSSNQIQGMIPKLLTFSHIEHLYLSANLFSGPLPDWLCQMKGIVALDISINQLSGELPNCWSDSSALSYINLAYNNLSGALPNSIFNLRNLKSLLLSHNKLSGELPDSMKNSSQLLALDLSHNNFTGDIPTWMGECLSFLTVLMLKWNAFVNHIPQEISQLKYLQILDLSSNNLSGPIPKSLSNLTTMQMLQGTPDILLEYGGTVFLSFIYYRSRIRYVSYMDFSSNELSGNIPEELGSLYGLQSLNLSGNTLEGEIPDKLGRMKQLQSLDLSRNKLSGSIPATLSNLTFLSLFNVSYNNLSGKIPSGNQFNTFNDPSIYVGNHLCGYPLSDNCTKDGGIFKEKLSDGMDEDDGMLWMYIGSLSGFAVGFWTVWGILAFKKKWRYAYFHCMDNSFDKIYVYVALCFTRMRIKMITTNH; from the coding sequence ATGGATTATGCCATGTATGTGCTGCTACAACTCGTAATACTATTGTTAGTAGTCCTCATTAATACATCATCATGCAGTGCTTGCATGGAGATTGAGAGAAGAGCTCTTCTTGAATTCAAGAAACACATCAAAGATCCAAACAACAAGCTGTCATCTTGGGTGATGGGACAAGACTGCTGCTCATGGGAAGGAGTCCATTGTGACAACCTCACCGGCAACATTGTTAGACTGGAGCTCAAGGGTCCGGATCATCAGATATCAAACGAACATTACTTGCAGCTGAGAGGTGAGATCTCTCCATCTTTGCTTCAACTTAGACATTTGAATCATGTTGACCTGAGTGGCAACTTCTTCAATGGAACAAGTATTCCATCATTCATTGGTCAGTTCAAGCAGTTGATATACCTCAATCTCTCTAATTCTTACTTTCACGGAGCAATTCCTTCAAGTTTTGGAAATCTATCCGGTTTGCAGACTCTTGACCTCTCATATAATTATGgaatttatgttgatgatccTGCTCATCAATGGCTTTCTCATCTTACTTCATTGCAACACTTGGATTTGACTTACAACAACATTGGCAACACATCTATTAGCTTTTTCCAAGCTCTCAACAAGCTTCCTTCCATATATGAGCTGCACCTGTCCAGATGTAATTTAGAAAAGCTTCCTCTTTCCTTTCCTCATTTCAACTTCACATCTCTATCCATTCTTGATCTCTCTTACAACCATATCAATTTCTTGGGGATTTCCTGGGTGTTCAATATCAACAGCCTTCAATATCTAGACCTCAGTTTCAATGGTTTTCATCAGCTGACCACGTACTGGTCTTCCAGAATGCTAAATGGATATATTGATACTAGCCAACAGAGTGAGATTAACCTACATGAAAGCATAGGCAGTCTTTGTAGCTTGCAAACTCTAGATCTGTCTGGGTTAAATATCAACAAGACACTTGTTGAACTTGGAGGCCTTTTCTCTGGCTGCCTTAAACATAGTCTCACTCATTTGCAATTAAGCTCCACCGATCTTAATGGAGATATACCAGATTGGATTGGGGACATCAAGAATCTCAGGGTTCTTGATCTCTCATATAACTTATTATCTGGCTCTGTTCCTTCATCTGTAGCAAAACTTGCACAGCTGGAATATATAAATCTTGCTTATAATCGGTTGAGTGGCATTATATCTGAAGAACACTTTACTCAACTAGAGAAATTGGAAACACTTGATATGTCTGATAGTGCACTGGTTTTCAGAGTGAGTTCTAATTGGGTTCCTCCTTTTCTTCTCAACGAATTAAGAATCAGCACTTCCACAGTTGGTCCTGAATTCCCAGCATGGATTCAGACACAACACAAGTTGAATACACTTGATTTGTCTGATAATGAAATCTCAAGCACAGTGCCTCATTGGTTGTGGAACTTGACTACTCGCAACCTTGTCCATTTAGACCTCTCTAGTAATCAGATTCAAGGGATGATACCCAAACTCTTAACTTTCTCTCACATTGAACATCTTTATCTTTCTGCTAATTTGTTCTCAGGTCCTTTACCTGATTGGTTGTGTCAAATGAAGGGAATTGTAGCACTTGATATCTCTATAAACCAGTTATCAGGTGAACTCCCTAATTGCTGGTCGGATTCATCTGCACTATCATATATAAATTTGGCATACAATAATTTATCTGGAGCTTTACCAAACTCAATTTTTAATCTTCGTAATCTAAAGTCATTACTTTTGAGCCACAATAAATTGTCTGGTGAGCTCCCTGATTCCATGAAGAACAGCAGCCAATTGCTCGCTCTTGATCTTAGCCACAACAACTTCACTGGAGACATACCAACATGGATGGGAGAATGCCTATCATTTTTAACTGTCCTCATGTTAAAGTGGAATGCCTTTGTTAATCACATCCCACAGGAAATTTCTCAActcaaatatttacaaatacttGATTTGTCAAGCAATAATCTCTCGGGTCCTATTCCAAAGAGTTTGAGCAACTTGACTACCATGCAAATgcttcaaggaactcctgaTATTTTGCTCGAATATGGTGGAACCGTGTTCTTGAGTTTTATATATTATAGATCTCGTATTCGATATGTGAGTTACATGGACTTTTCTAGTAATGAGTTATCAGGGAACATCCCGGAAGAGCTAGGAAGTTTGTATGGTCTTCAAAGCTTAAACCTCTCTGGAAATACTTTAGAAGGTGAGATTCCGGATAAATTGGGTAGAATGAAGCAACTGCAATCATTAGACTTATCAAGAAATAAGCTCTCAGGGAGTATACCTGCAACTTTATCAAATTTGACTTTCTTGAGTCTCTTCAATGTATCTTATAACAATTTGTCAGGAAAGATACCATCAGGTAACCAATTCAACACATTCAATGATCCCTCCATTTATGTTGGAAATCATCTTTGTGGATATCCTTTAAGTGACAATTGCACTAAAGATGGTggaatatttaaagaaaaactaagtGATGGAATGGATGAAGACGATGGGATGCTATGGATGTACATTGGATCTTTATCAGGGTTTGCAGTGGGATTCTGGACTGTTTGGGGTATTTTAGCATTCAAGAAGAAGTGGAGGTATGCCTATTTCCATTGCATGGACAACTCGTTTGAcaagatttatgtttatgttgCACTGTGCTTCACAAGGATGAGGATCAAGATGATAACAACGAATCATTAG
- the LOC120272114 gene encoding receptor-like protein EIX2 isoform X2 produces MALLDFKKHIQDPDNKLSSWVMGQDCCSWEGVHCDNLTGNILALELRGPDPMSCKSYYLHYLQLRGEISPSLLQLQHLNHLDLSANFFHGEHIPSFISHFKELKYLNLSYSGFHGLIPANFGNLSSLHTLDLSYNDGVYVDDPAHNWLSHLSSLQHLVVSGVTFRSNSSSSLFLALNKLPSIKEMRLSGCRLGSIPLFIPHLNFSSLSILDLSYNSINFSVPSFLVNLKSLQYLDISYNYFINIGHDYEWLSNLTSLQHLDMSGVNLSSMSISLFLTLNKLPFINELHLSECVIEKLPLSIPHLNFSSLSVLDLSDNHINFSGISWLFNIKSLQSLDLRDNLFYHPTFNPFPRVINEFFMTLPPNEISMPESIGSLCSLQTLNLSELNINKRLVELVGVFSGCLKNSLTQLRLSSANLKGDIPNWIWEMKNLKFLDLSYNSLSGSVPSSPAKLSQLEYINLAYNQLSGTISEEHFTPLEKLETLDISHNSLVFNVSSNWVPPFLLNKLRISSCSVGPEFPTWLQTQHKLNALDLSQNGISSTVPDWFWNLTTHNLIYLDLSNNQIRGMIPEFLTFIHIEHFDLSSNLFSGPLPDLHMHSPTLSGIYLSNNSFSVFLIGCVK; encoded by the exons ATGGCCCTTCTTGATTTCAAGAAACACATCCAAGATCCTGACAACAAGCTGTCATCTTGGGTGATGGGACAAGACTGCTGCTCATGGGAAGGAGTCCATTGTGACAACCTCACTGGCAACATTCTTGCACTGGAACTCAGGGGTCCGGATCCAATGTCATGCAAGTCTTATTACCTGCATTACTTGCAGCTGAGAGGTGAGATCTCTCCATCTTTGCTTCAACTTCAACATTTGAATCATCTTGACTTGAGTGCCAACTTCTTCCATGGAGAACATATTCCATCATTCATCAGCCACTTCAAAGAGTTGAAGTACCTCAATCTCTCTTATTCTGGATTTCATGGACTCATTCCTGCTAATTTTGGAAATCTCTCCAGTTTGCACACTCTTGATCTCTCATATAATGATGgagtttatgttgatgatcCTGCTCATAATTGGCTTTCTCATCTTTCTTCACTGCAACACCTTGTTGTGAGTGGTGTCACCTTTAGGAGTAACTCATCAAGTAGCTTGTTTCTAGCCCTGAACAAGCTTCCTTCCATAAAGGAGATGCGTTTGTCTGGATGTCGGCTTGGAAGCATTCCACTTTTCATTCCCCATCTCAACTTCTCGTCTCTCTCCATTCTTGATCTCTCTTACAACTCCATCAATTTTTCAGTGCCTTCCTTCCTGGTCAACCTAAAGAGCCTTCAATATCTAGACATCAgttacaattattttattaacatcgGACATGATTATGAATGGCTTTCTAATCTCACTTCATTGCAACACTTGGATATGAGTGGTGTCAACTTGAGCAGCATGTCAATTAGCTTGTTCCTAACTCTCAACAAGCTTCCTTTCATAAATGAGCTGCATTTGTCTGAGTGTGTGATAGAAAAGCTTCCTCTTTCCATTCCTCATCTCAACTTCTCATCTCTGTCTGTTCTTGACCTCTCTGACAACCATATCAATTTCTCGGGGATTTCCTGGTTGTTCAACATCAAGAGCCTACAATCTCTAGACCTCAGAGACAATCTTTTTTATCACCCCACCTTCAACCCTTTTCCAAGAGTGATTAATGAGTTTTTTATGACACTACCTCCCAATGAGATAAGCATGCCTGAAAGCATAGGCAGTCTTTGCAGCTTGCAAACACTAAACCTATCTGAGTTGAATATCAACAAGAGACTTGTTGAACTTGTAGGCGTTTTCTCTGGCTGTCTTAAGAATAGTCTTACTCAGTTACGATTAAGTTCCGCTAATCTTAAAGGAGATATACCAAACTGGATCTGGGAGATGAAGAATCTCAAGTTTCTTGATCTCTCATACAACTCACTTTCTGGTTCTGTTCCTTCATCCCCAGCAAAGCTTTCACAGCTGGAATATATAAATCTTGCTTATAATCAGCTGAGTGGTACTATATCCGAAGAACACTTCACTCCACTTGAGAAACTAGAAACCCTTGATATTTCTCATAATTCACTGGTTTTCAATGTGAGTTCTAACTGGGTTCCTCCTTTTCTTCTCAACAAATTAAGAATCAGCTCTTGCTCAGTTGGTCCAGAATTTCCAACATGGCTCCAGACACAGCACAAGTTGAATGCACTTGATCTGTCCCAAAATGGAATCTCAAGCACAGTACCTGACTGGTTTTGGAACTTGACTACTCACAACCTTATTTACTTAGATCTTTCCAATAATCAAATTCGGGGGATGATACCCGAATTCTTAACTTTCATTCACATTGAACACTTTGATCTttcttctaatttgttttcaGGTCCTTTACCAGATCTCCACATGCATAGCCCGACCCTCTCTGGCATATATCTTTCTAATAACTCCTTTTCAG TGTTCCTGATTGGTTGTGTCAAATAA
- the LOC120272115 gene encoding ABC transporter F family member 3-like isoform X1 has protein sequence MAEVASSVVHEVLARQMVEVDKAHHPTTFSTSLADEDFDFGVDGNGAFEAVDDLLVDSICVEDYEEGRLGYRNPRIGGGLISFWLFGYVALGQNFGEVWQTWVGLVLALLCYMFTSLVGRHGIVSTLIRGQ, from the exons ATGGCGGAGGTTGCGAGCTCGGTGGTGCACGAGGTGCTGGCCCGTCAGATGGTGGAGGTTGATAAGGCCCATCATCCAACTACATTTTCAACTTCCCTAGCTGACGAGGACTTCGACTTCGGCGTCGATGGCAATGGCGCTTTCGAGGCAGTCGATGACCTCCTTGTTGATTCCATCTGCGTAGAGGACTACGAAGAAGGCCGATTG GGTTATAGAAATCCAAGAATTGGAGGAGGTTTAATTTCGTTTTGGTTGTTTGGATATGTAGCTTTGGGGCAAAATTTCGGAGAGGTTTGGCAAACATGGGTTGGTTTGGTGTTAGCTTTGCTTTGCTATATGTTCACATCTCTTGTGGGAAGACATGGTATAGTTTCTACCCTTATTAGAGGACAATGA
- the LOC120271756 gene encoding uncharacterized protein LOC120271756, whose translation MLLDLPTGSLGDDPYLAELSTSFRSASGDLPDLKVWKLTADGSFTVKSFYNFLIDRGLRCSITPRIFKRFIPRKIAAFAWLVGERKILTLDTLFARGCNKLPTATCLLCCSDTESIDHLFFRCPLARDIWDRLASIFSFPCIPSSCSDLWDDWYRELSPRLTLSCSLIARVFLWQIWLARNNCIFNSVFIPWHALFLKICHMYISWIPVVPARDLHRLEESIAAVRRCIQFPGPPHEEMEPDRHEESSG comes from the coding sequence ATGCTCTTGGATCTCCCCACAGGCTCTTTGGGAGACGATCCCTATTTGGCTGAGCTTAGTACTAGCTTCCGCTCTGCGTCTGGGGATCTTCCTGACCTCAAAGTCTGGAAGCTTACTGCTGATGGCTCTTTCACTGTCAAGTCTTTCTACAATTTCCTTATCGACAGGGGACTGAGATGCAGTATCACCCCGAGGATCTTTAAACGCTTCATCCCACGAAAAATTGCTGCTTTTGCATGGTTGGTTGGGGAAAGGAAAATCCTCACGCTTGACACGCTTTTTGCCCGTGGTTGCAACAAGCTGCCCACTGCAACCTGCCTCCTTTGTTGCTCGGATACTGAGTCAATCGATCATTTGTTTTTTAGGTGCCCCTTGGCGAGGGATATATGGGATCGTCTTGCTAGCATTTTTTCTTTCCCATGTATTCCCTCTTCCTGCTCGGACCTCTGGGATGACTGGTACCGCGAGCTTAGCCCTCGGCTCACTTTGTCATGCTCTTTGATTGCTAGAGTGTTTTTGTGGCAAatttggcttgctagaaataACTGTATTTTCAACTCAGTTTTTATTCCTTGGCAtgctttgtttttgaaaatttgtcaTATGTATATCTCTTGGATTCCAGTGGTCCCTGCTAGGGATTTGCACAGGCTTGAGGAGTCTATTGCTGCGGTTCGGCGCTGCATCCAGTTCCCAGGCCCCCCTCACGAGGAGATGGAGCCCGATAGGCACGAGGAGTCCTCTGGCTAG